Proteins encoded within one genomic window of Anastrepha ludens isolate Willacy chromosome 4, idAnaLude1.1, whole genome shotgun sequence:
- the LOC128859785 gene encoding COP9 signalosome complex subunit 3 — protein MASALENYVNNVRTKSAEGNFRIMVEQLNDSVEILSRYLDLLDNVLETLDFQQHSLGVLYVLLVKFNGAANVNTDLPQLFNLYKEFISQCNGEQVRYATYTYYDLCHMFTNLVVDHPYCIQGIKVVAQAIEKIRLCDSQQTSIHSDLCQLSLKAKCFKTALGFLDVDITTISTASEIRGQHSTDANNDAKYFLLYYYYGGMIYTAIKNFDRALYFFEVCISTPAAAMSHIMLEAYKKFLLVSLILHGKVLPLPKYSAQVIPRFMKPLAQAYHDLATAYATSSSDELRIIMNKFSETFIRDKNMGLVKQVVTSLYKKNIQRLTKTFLTLSLSDVASRAQLADAAEAEKYILNMIKSGEIYATINKKDGMVVFKNDPEKYNSPEMFLKVQEDMAQTMELIRQINKMEEEILLNPMYVKKALGNQEDELTSQHAKSFSGDPTD, from the exons aTGGCCAGCGCGTTGGAGAACTATGTTAACAATGTGCGGACAAAGAGTGCCGAAG GTAACTTCCGGATAATGGTGGAACAACTAAACGACTCTGTCGAGATTCTTTCAAGGTATTTGGACCTGCTAGATAACGTTCTGGAGACGTTGGACTTTCAGCAGCATTCGCTGGGCGTACTCTACGTCTTGCTGGTCAAATTCAACGGCGCTGCG AATGTAAATACAGATCTTCCGCAGCTGTTCAACCTTTACAAAGAATTTATAAGTCAGTGCAATGGAGAACAAGTGCGGTATGCTACGTACACCT ACTATGATCTATGCCACATGTTTACAAACCTGGTTGTTGACCACCCATATTGCATTCAAGGCATCAAAGTTGTAGCACAAGCTATCGAAAAAATTCGTCTCTGTGACTCGCAACAAACCAGCATTCACTCTGATCTCTGCCAGCTGAGTTTGAAGGCAAAGTGTTTTAAAACTGCATTGGGCTTTCTGGATGTAGATATAACCACCATATCAACTGCATCTGAAATACGAGGGCAACACTCAACT GACGCGAATAATGACGCCAAATATTTTCTCCTCTATTACTATTACGGCGGTATGATATACACTGCCATAAAGAATTTCGATCGCGCCTTGTATTTCTTTGAAGTCTGTATATCAACTCCCGCTGCAGCCATGTCACATATAATGTTAgaagcatataaaaaattcttacTGGTTTCCCTAATTCTGCATGGAAAG GTTTTGCCACTCCCAAAATATTCAGCACAAGTAATTCCGCGATTTATGAAACCTCTCGCTCAGGCTTATCACGATTTGGCAACCGCTTACGCGACATCATCAAGTGATGAACTACGAattataatgaacaaatttagtGAAACCTTTATTCGGGATAAAAATATGGGCTTAGTTAAACAG GTTGTAACTTCgctttataagaaaaatatacagCGGCTAACCAAAACCTTTTTGACGCTCTCTCTTTCCGACGTTGCTAGTAGAGCTCAACTAGCAGATGCGGCCGAGGCGGAAAAATATATTCTTAATATG ATTAAATCAGGTGAAATTTATGCAACAATAAATAAGAAAGACGGAATGGTTGTCTTCAAAAATGATCCTGAAAAATACAATTCTCCCGAAATGTTCCTTAAAGTTCAAGAAGATATGGCACAAACGATGGAATTGATAAGGCAGATTAACAAAATGGAAGAAGAAATTTTACTCAATCCAATG TACGTTAAGAAAGCTCTGGGCAACCAAGAGGATGAACTAACGTCTCAGCATGCAAAATCTTTTTCCGG AGATCCAACGGATTGA
- the LOC128861421 gene encoding transcriptional repressor CTCF gives MNNDDVVDFYPKSPETRKMTTRIVYVCNMCFRQYMLVEDLRGHMIEYHKFRPKIEAQPRPEKKIALKNSENVQAAVEEKLTDISEPQIDPTPTEVLIPEMRPMPFKNFRIVLRSKMILRCPVTHSCPYKFESENKLSLHTKCHINATLIQKFKCYECDVELTKWRSCSAHLWKAHQVDVDLLHCPQCEYKAHASVLVWRHMRVHKKWRPRVLRSLRAVQRKRLQQDANKTDKLIVQAAPVNKNRYYAEKTCDICGRKFVNGKTLSKHVKAVHNKIKPFICNVCGKKTARKASLIIHMRQHTGEKPLHCKTCKFSTRDPSVLHKHQQRHEKAQKLNCKLCDFSCIQTSAYKRHMRLNHVEEYRKIACDLCNYVTISAERLQVHKSDHRKGLIVNHEDSMDATCAGASKNPLKLRDKNEMSADCFLPIESIDSLPHEPAVDTGGVTIPAPSEDTQFPTYLNN, from the exons atgaaCAATGACGATGTAGTTGACTTTTATCCAAAATCTCCTGAGACGCGCAAAATGACTACGCGAATAGTTTATGTTTGCAATATGTGTTTTCGCCAATATATGCTGGTGGAGGATTTGCGTGGACATATGattgaatatcacaaatttagaCCGAAAATAGAAGCTCAGCCAAGGCcggagaaaaaaattgcattaaaaaattctgaaaatgttCAAGCAGCAGTAGAAGAAAAATTAACGGATATATCAGAGCCTCAGATTGATCCAACACCAACGGAGGTGCTTATACCCGAAATGCGCCCAATGCcgtttaaaaatttcagaattgTATTGCGCTCCAAAATGATATTGCG ctgcccagtaacgcattcCTGTCCTTACAAATTCGAGAGTGAAAATAAATTGTCTTTGCACACCAAATGCCATATTAATGCGACCTTAATACAGAAATTCAAATGCTATGAATGTGATGTTGAGCTGACAAAGTGGCGAAGTTGCTCTGCACATTTGTGGAAAGCACATCAAGTAGACGTGGACCTATTGCACTGCCCGCAATGTGAATACAAAGCACATGCCTCAG TGCTCGTTTGGCGTCACATGAGGGTGCACAAAAAGTGGCGTCCTCGAGTTCTACGTTCGCTACGTGCCGTTCAAAGAAAACGTCTGCAGCAGGATGCAAACAAAACCGATAAACTTATAGTTCAAGCTGCGCCGGTAAACAAAAATAGGTACTATGCAGAAAAGACCTGTGACATTTGTGGTCGTAAATTCGTGAATGGTAAAACGCTTTCGAAGCATGTCAAAGCGGTACATAATAAAATCAAACCATTCATTTGCAATGTATGCGGCAAGAAAACGGCGCGTAAGGCTAGCTTGATT ATACACATGCGCCAACATACGGGCGAAAAACCATTACATTGCAAGACGTGTAAGTTTTCGACACGAGATCCTAGTGTTTTACATAAACATCAGCAGCGGCATGAAAAA GCTCAAAAACTTAATTGCAAGCTTTGCGATTTTTCTTGCATACAAACCAGCGCTTACAAGCGTCATATGCGTTTGAATCATGTGGAAGAGTACAGAAAGATTGCATGTGATTTGTGCAATTATGTCACAATAAGCGCAGAGCGGCTGCAGGTGCATAAAAGTGACCATCGTAAGGGACTAATTGTTAATCACGAAG ATTCCATGGATGCGACATGTGCTGGTGCTTCGAAAAATCCACTTAAATTACGTGATAAAAATGAG ATGTCTGCTGATTGTTTCTTACCGATTGAAAGTATTGATTCGCTGCCACATGAGCCTGCTGTTGATACTGGTGGCGTGACAATACCGGCACCTTCTGAAGACACACAGTTCCCTACCTATTTGAATAActga